A region of Mycobacteriales bacterium DNA encodes the following proteins:
- a CDS encoding GNAT family N-acetyltransferase — MTDDIRIERIDAARFQALAGEAAAVYGAAMDRPPEVVIQRRDIILMHVTYAGFLATGAFSLAADADELVGFGYGYSGAPGQWWHDIVAHAIGRSGTKRWLRDGFELAELHVRPDHQGRGIGRRLLADVLDRANAQHVVLSTPDIESPARGLYRSAGFVDLCVGFTFPGSAEPYAIMGVDL; from the coding sequence ATGACCGACGACATCAGAATCGAGCGGATCGACGCCGCGCGGTTCCAGGCCCTGGCCGGCGAAGCCGCTGCGGTCTACGGAGCGGCGATGGATCGCCCGCCGGAGGTCGTGATCCAGCGGCGCGACATCATCCTGATGCACGTGACATACGCCGGTTTCCTCGCAACCGGCGCCTTCTCGCTCGCGGCGGACGCCGACGAGCTGGTGGGTTTCGGCTACGGCTACTCGGGAGCACCCGGTCAGTGGTGGCACGACATCGTCGCGCACGCGATCGGTCGCTCCGGTACGAAGCGCTGGCTGCGCGATGGGTTCGAGCTGGCCGAGCTGCATGTCCGGCCCGATCACCAGGGTCGCGGCATCGGGCGTCGCCTGCTCGCCGACGTGCTCGATCGCGCCAACGCGCAACACGTCGTGTTGTCGACGCCAGACATCGAGTCGCCGGCGCGCGGGCTGTACCGATCGGCCGGCTTCGTCGACCTCTGTGTCGGCTTCACGTTCCCCGGCAGCGCGGAGCCGTACGCGATCATGGGCGTCGACTTGTGA
- a CDS encoding SAV_6107 family HEPN domain-containing protein, with translation MTVRTLTTHGAGLPARRPVRHRAAPESLRLVHTAHQLLAEAAAASSPLERYAGAHLAALRAAAAVLAARTEPAAGGRRRRPTSAWLLLPDVAPQLRPWADAFAAGAGRRAAAEAGQRDAVTAAQADRLVADVRAFIAVVETTLGMPAPLEPYGPPASVASTRS, from the coding sequence ATGACGGTCAGGACGCTGACCACGCACGGGGCCGGGTTGCCTGCTCGCCGCCCGGTGCGGCATCGAGCCGCGCCCGAATCCTTGCGCTTGGTGCACACCGCGCACCAGCTGCTCGCGGAGGCGGCAGCGGCGAGCAGCCCGCTCGAGCGGTACGCCGGCGCGCACCTGGCGGCGCTGCGGGCGGCGGCCGCGGTTCTGGCGGCGCGGACCGAGCCGGCTGCGGGTGGTCGCCGCCGGCGCCCGACCAGCGCCTGGTTGCTGTTGCCGGACGTGGCCCCGCAGCTGCGCCCGTGGGCGGACGCGTTCGCCGCCGGCGCCGGCCGCCGGGCCGCCGCCGAGGCCGGCCAGCGCGACGCCGTCACCGCAGCGCAGGCGGACCGGCTGGTCGCCGACGTGCGGGCGTTCATCGCGGTCGTCGAGACGACGCTCGGGATGCCGGCGCCGCTCGAACCGTACGGACCGCCGGCGAGCGTGGCCTCGACCCGGTCGTGA
- a CDS encoding methyltransferase domain-containing protein: MPSGETRPRSAVRTVVVWEILRDALAGLVAGSDSARVLDIGGGSGGFAVPLAELGHPVVVVDPSPNALATLARRAAETGTAHLIEGIQGDAHTVVELLGADSVDAVVCHSVLEVVDDPAEALGSIAAVLRPGGIASILAANRVAAVVARVAAGRLAEARRLLADSGGSAGAGDPLLRRFSLLELEGLITGSGLRCRSAHGVRVFADMAPASLLDVDPRALDDLLALEQAASDDPAFTAIATMLHVLAEAP, from the coding sequence ATGCCGTCCGGGGAGACGCGACCGCGAAGCGCGGTGCGGACCGTGGTGGTGTGGGAGATCCTTCGCGATGCGCTCGCCGGACTCGTCGCCGGCTCTGACTCGGCCCGGGTTCTGGACATCGGCGGCGGCTCGGGTGGATTCGCGGTGCCACTCGCCGAGCTCGGTCATCCGGTAGTCGTCGTCGACCCCAGTCCGAACGCGCTGGCGACGTTGGCCCGCCGGGCGGCCGAGACGGGGACCGCGCACTTGATCGAGGGGATCCAGGGCGACGCCCACACCGTGGTCGAGCTGCTCGGCGCCGACAGTGTCGACGCGGTCGTCTGTCACAGCGTTCTCGAGGTCGTCGACGACCCCGCCGAGGCGCTCGGCTCGATCGCCGCCGTACTCCGTCCGGGTGGGATCGCCAGCATCCTCGCCGCCAACCGGGTGGCCGCGGTCGTCGCACGGGTCGCCGCCGGGCGGCTGGCTGAGGCCCGCCGCCTGCTCGCCGACAGCGGTGGCTCGGCGGGCGCCGGAGATCCCTTGCTGCGCCGGTTCTCGCTGCTCGAGCTGGAAGGGCTGATCACGGGAAGCGGGCTGCGTTGCCGGTCCGCGCACGGCGTGCGGGTCTTCGCCGACATGGCGCCCGCGTCGTTGCTGGACGTCGACCCGCGGGCTCTTGACGACCTCCTCGCGCTGGAACAGGCCGCATCCGACGATCCGGCCTTCACCGCGATCGCGACGATGCTGCACGTGCTCGCCGAAGCGCCGTGA
- a CDS encoding DUF3040 domain-containing protein produces the protein MPLSEHEQRLLDQIEQALYAEDPKFASIYQGRNIRSHYRRRVIRAAIGLVVGLGLLLAGVIIPLVPLGVAGFVVMLAAVSFGVASWQRMTGHRKTAPDAAPGRRTADRAPRRSIVRRLEDRWQRRQDDQ, from the coding sequence GTGCCGCTGTCTGAGCACGAGCAACGGTTGCTCGACCAGATCGAGCAGGCGCTGTATGCCGAGGACCCGAAGTTCGCGAGCATCTACCAGGGCAGGAACATCCGTAGCCACTACCGGCGGCGGGTGATCCGGGCCGCAATCGGATTGGTCGTCGGTCTCGGGCTGCTGCTCGCCGGCGTCATCATCCCGCTGGTGCCACTGGGAGTTGCGGGCTTCGTCGTGATGCTGGCCGCGGTGTCCTTCGGCGTCGCATCGTGGCAGCGGATGACCGGGCATCGCAAGACCGCACCGGACGCTGCGCCCGGCCGGCGGACCGCCGACCGGGCACCCCGACGGTCGATCGTGCGGCGGCTCGAAGACCGCTGGCAGCGGCGGCAGGACGACCAGTAG
- a CDS encoding MoxR family ATPase — protein MTPHSATPELELKAVATAAARIADAVDTVIEGKSAEVKLAVTVLLAEGHLLVEDVPGVGKTMLAKALARSIDCSVRRVQFTPDLLPSDITGVSVYNQINRDFEFKPGAIFANIVVGDEINRASPKTQSALLECMEERQVTVDGITYPLEAPFMVIATQNPVEMEGTYPLPEAQRDRFTARIALGYPSAEAELLMIDTHGVRSPLDDLEPVSDRVEVARLISAVRTVHVAEGVRRYAVDIVTASRTHPDLRLGASPRATLHLLRAGRATAALDDRDYVTPDDLQGLADSVLSHRLLLSAEAQIARRTTSAVVADIIASVPVPARASRRPA, from the coding sequence GTGACCCCGCACTCCGCGACCCCGGAACTGGAGCTCAAGGCGGTCGCCACCGCCGCTGCGCGCATCGCCGACGCCGTCGACACGGTGATCGAGGGCAAGAGCGCCGAGGTCAAGCTGGCCGTCACCGTGCTGCTCGCCGAGGGGCACCTGCTGGTCGAGGACGTGCCGGGCGTCGGCAAGACGATGCTCGCCAAGGCGCTCGCCCGCTCGATCGATTGTTCGGTACGCCGGGTGCAGTTCACCCCCGACCTGCTGCCGAGCGACATCACCGGCGTATCGGTCTACAACCAGATCAACCGTGACTTCGAGTTCAAGCCCGGCGCGATCTTCGCGAACATCGTCGTCGGTGACGAGATCAACCGGGCGTCCCCCAAGACCCAGTCGGCGCTGCTCGAGTGCATGGAAGAGCGCCAGGTGACCGTTGACGGCATCACCTACCCGCTCGAGGCGCCGTTCATGGTCATCGCCACCCAGAACCCGGTGGAGATGGAAGGCACCTACCCGCTGCCCGAGGCCCAGCGCGACCGGTTCACCGCACGAATCGCGCTCGGCTATCCGTCCGCCGAGGCCGAGCTGTTGATGATCGACACCCACGGCGTGCGCTCGCCGCTCGACGACCTCGAGCCGGTCTCGGACCGAGTCGAGGTGGCGCGGCTGATCAGCGCGGTCCGGACCGTTCACGTCGCCGAGGGCGTCCGCCGCTACGCCGTCGACATCGTGACCGCATCGCGCACCCACCCCGATCTGCGGCTCGGCGCCTCACCCCGGGCGACGCTGCACCTGCTCCGCGCGGGGCGCGCGACCGCCGCGCTCGACGACCGCGACTACGTCACCCCGGACGACCTGCAGGGGTTGGCGGACAGCGTGCTGTCGCACCGCCTGCTGCTCTCGGCCGAGGCTCAGATCGCCCGTCGTACGACGTCGGCCGTGGTCGCCGACATCATCGCGAGCGTTCCGGTACCGGCGCGGGCCAGCCGCCGACCCGCCTAG
- the dinB gene encoding DNA polymerase IV encodes MSRRQLERGRSRPALPGDDTGCTVLHADMDAFFASVELRERPDLRGRPLVVGGKGGRSVVLAATYEAREYGIHSAMPMARARRLCPALVIIEPTRGAYEHASRAVMDIFRSITPIVEPLSLDEAFLDVGGAVRRLGSPGTIAAMIRARVADEQRLPCSVGVATTKFIAKLASSQAKPNGMLVVPGEAVLQFLHPLPIGALWGVGERTEEVLQRLGLRCIGDIAQTPESTLVSALGPAAGAHLHALAWGRDERSVTPNEPERSIGSEETFGADVGDAPTIHRELLRLSERGAARLRATGQVGRTVSIKVRFADFRTITRSRTLSEPTDVARVIYDTARGLFDVLDRRGALIRLIGVRIEGLATAAATPHQLDLSGADDEWRAAEAAMDQAVARFGSGAVRPAALVRPQPVRDRAADGEPDGQAARANFGSR; translated from the coding sequence GTGAGCCGGCGTCAGCTCGAACGCGGCCGCAGCCGGCCCGCGCTGCCGGGCGACGACACCGGCTGCACGGTGCTGCACGCCGACATGGACGCGTTCTTCGCGAGCGTCGAGCTGCGCGAGCGCCCGGACCTGCGGGGCCGCCCCCTGGTCGTCGGCGGCAAAGGGGGCCGCTCCGTGGTTCTCGCGGCCACTTACGAGGCGCGCGAGTACGGCATTCACAGCGCGATGCCGATGGCCCGCGCGCGCCGGCTGTGTCCCGCACTGGTGATCATCGAGCCCACCCGCGGCGCGTACGAACACGCGTCGCGGGCGGTGATGGACATCTTCCGGTCGATCACCCCGATCGTCGAACCGCTGTCCCTCGACGAGGCCTTTCTCGACGTCGGGGGAGCGGTTCGACGGCTGGGAAGTCCGGGCACGATCGCTGCCATGATCCGGGCTCGAGTCGCCGACGAGCAGCGGCTTCCGTGCTCGGTTGGAGTTGCGACGACGAAGTTCATCGCCAAGCTCGCCTCATCACAGGCAAAGCCCAACGGCATGCTCGTTGTCCCTGGCGAGGCGGTGTTGCAGTTCTTGCATCCGTTGCCGATCGGAGCGCTCTGGGGCGTGGGGGAGCGCACCGAGGAGGTCCTGCAGCGGCTCGGCCTTCGATGCATCGGGGACATCGCGCAGACGCCGGAGTCCACGTTGGTGTCGGCTCTCGGTCCCGCGGCGGGTGCGCACCTGCACGCGTTGGCGTGGGGTCGCGACGAACGCTCGGTCACTCCGAACGAGCCGGAGCGCAGCATCGGATCGGAGGAGACCTTCGGCGCCGATGTCGGGGATGCGCCGACCATTCATCGCGAGCTGCTTCGGCTCTCCGAGCGCGGTGCGGCGCGGTTGCGCGCAACCGGCCAGGTCGGTCGCACGGTCAGCATCAAGGTGCGGTTCGCGGACTTCCGGACCATCACGCGGTCGCGGACCTTGTCCGAGCCGACCGACGTCGCGCGGGTGATCTACGACACCGCCCGCGGGTTGTTCGACGTACTCGACCGACGCGGTGCGCTGATCCGCCTGATAGGAGTGCGGATCGAAGGCCTGGCGACCGCCGCCGCGACGCCGCACCAGCTCGACCTGTCCGGCGCGGACGACGAGTGGCGCGCGGCCGAGGCGGCCATGGACCAGGCCGTCGCGAGGTTCGGATCGGGTGCGGTCCGCCCGGCCGCACTCGTCCGGCCGCAACCGGTTCGGGACCGCGCCGCGGACGGCGAACCGGACGGTCAAGCCGCGCGTGCCAACTTTGGATCCAGGTAG
- a CDS encoding YbaK/EbsC family protein, whose protein sequence is MHPNAERVAQSLRAAGVPGEVRELDDSAHTAADAAAALGVPVGAIVKSLIFAADGAPVLVLASGDHQVDTSLVAAQLGAGQVRRADPELVRSATGFPIGGVAPVGHPTPLPTIVDEHLASFDVLWAAAGTPHAVFPTTYDDLVAITRGRPAPIAAT, encoded by the coding sequence ATGCATCCCAACGCCGAACGGGTCGCGCAGTCGTTGCGCGCTGCGGGCGTGCCCGGTGAGGTCCGCGAGCTCGACGACTCGGCACACACGGCTGCCGACGCTGCTGCCGCGCTCGGCGTACCGGTAGGAGCGATCGTCAAATCGCTGATCTTCGCGGCCGACGGTGCGCCCGTTCTCGTGCTGGCCAGCGGCGACCACCAGGTCGACACGTCACTCGTGGCCGCACAGCTCGGGGCCGGTCAGGTCCGCCGGGCGGACCCGGAGCTGGTCCGGTCGGCGACCGGGTTCCCGATCGGCGGCGTCGCGCCGGTCGGCCACCCCACACCGCTGCCGACGATCGTCGATGAGCACCTGGCGTCGTTCGACGTCCTCTGGGCGGCCGCCGGAACACCACACGCGGTCTTTCCGACCACGTACGACGACCTGGTGGCGATCACCCGCGGAAGACCCGCGCCGATTGCCGCGACGTGA
- a CDS encoding NAD(P)/FAD-dependent oxidoreductase gives MSSRVRDVVVIGGGHNGLVAACYLARSGLDVELVERDTVLGGAVSTVERWPGVRVDRGSSIHVMVRHTGIVEDLDLGSVGLQYDDVEPWAVLPHPDGAIRFSNDLDLTCASIEASCGGEDATAYRRFVNEWTPRMRAFLDAAERPPTPAGLLRFATRSRPGRRGAARLARSYLSPAEAVVEQRFADPRLRAAIAWWAAQSGPPPHAVGTAPMAGTVALFHLRRPGRPKGGSGRLTEALARRLESFGGTVRVGEAATSIDNGPGGLAVHTVDGDRLPARSVVCACHILETARLTADQDLARTVRVGNGIGIAVRLLTDELPHYQVEADGVHRSMQLLVDSTAQLRQAYGDYLRGEPAADPPVIVMTPSESDRTLAPAGRHVVTVWAQWHPYRLRSGSWQGRADEAADAALATVERWAPGFGAAVLERYVQTPAEIERELALPAGNVMHLEPELDQMFGLRPAPGWSAYRSPHPGVYVCGASTHPGGGVWGASGRSVAAVVEHDLHRRGRRT, from the coding sequence GTGAGCTCGCGGGTCCGCGACGTCGTCGTCATCGGCGGCGGTCACAACGGGCTGGTGGCGGCGTGTTACCTGGCCCGCAGCGGCCTCGACGTCGAACTCGTCGAGCGCGACACGGTGCTCGGGGGCGCGGTATCGACGGTCGAGCGCTGGCCCGGCGTCCGCGTCGATCGCGGGTCGAGCATCCACGTCATGGTGCGGCATACCGGCATCGTCGAAGACCTGGACCTCGGGTCAGTCGGCCTGCAGTACGACGACGTCGAGCCGTGGGCCGTGCTGCCGCATCCGGATGGTGCGATCAGGTTCAGCAACGACCTCGACCTGACCTGCGCATCGATCGAGGCATCGTGCGGCGGAGAGGACGCCACGGCGTACCGGCGGTTCGTGAACGAGTGGACACCGCGAATGCGTGCGTTCCTCGATGCGGCCGAACGACCTCCGACGCCGGCCGGACTTCTGCGCTTCGCGACCCGCTCCCGACCGGGTCGGCGAGGCGCCGCGCGGCTCGCTCGCAGCTACCTCTCGCCCGCAGAAGCGGTCGTCGAGCAGCGGTTCGCCGACCCACGGCTTCGCGCGGCCATCGCGTGGTGGGCGGCCCAGTCCGGACCGCCACCGCACGCCGTGGGCACCGCGCCGATGGCCGGCACGGTTGCGTTGTTCCACCTTCGCCGCCCAGGGCGGCCGAAGGGTGGCAGCGGTCGATTGACAGAGGCATTGGCCCGGCGACTCGAGTCCTTCGGCGGGACCGTGCGCGTCGGCGAAGCGGCCACCTCGATTGACAACGGACCGGGCGGCTTAGCGGTGCACACCGTGGACGGCGACCGGTTGCCGGCTCGTTCGGTCGTCTGCGCGTGCCACATCCTCGAGACGGCGCGGCTCACCGCGGATCAGGACCTCGCTCGGACGGTGCGCGTCGGCAACGGGATCGGAATCGCGGTACGCCTGCTCACCGACGAGCTTCCCCACTACCAGGTCGAGGCCGACGGCGTGCACCGGTCGATGCAGCTTCTGGTCGACTCAACCGCGCAGCTACGACAGGCGTACGGCGACTACCTGCGCGGCGAGCCGGCCGCAGACCCGCCGGTCATCGTCATGACGCCGAGCGAGTCGGATCGGACGCTCGCGCCGGCCGGCCGCCACGTGGTCACCGTGTGGGCGCAGTGGCATCCGTACCGGTTGCGCAGCGGCAGCTGGCAAGGGCGCGCGGACGAGGCAGCCGACGCGGCGCTCGCCACGGTCGAGCGATGGGCGCCGGGGTTCGGTGCCGCCGTGCTGGAGCGCTACGTCCAGACCCCGGCCGAAATCGAACGCGAGCTGGCCCTTCCGGCCGGCAACGTGATGCATCTCGAGCCGGAGCTGGACCAGATGTTCGGCCTGCGGCCGGCACCGGGCTGGTCGGCGTACCGCAGCCCGCACCCAGGGGTCTACGTGTGCGGCGCGTCCACGCATCCCGGCGGCGGGGTGTGGGGCGCCAGCGGCCGATCGGTTGCTGCCGTCGTCGAGCACGACCTCCACCGCCGCGGTCGCCGCACCTGA
- the mraZ gene encoding division/cell wall cluster transcriptional repressor MraZ has protein sequence MFLGTYTPRLDDKGRLFLPAKFREGLAGGLVITKGQERCLRVFPIAEFTRITERLRDAPLTTKSTRDYQRMIFAGAHDEVPDRQGRVMVPAPLRQYAGLDRDCAVVGMNTHLEIWDSTTWSAYEASQEEPFSSLSEEVPGIF, from the coding sequence ATGTTCCTCGGCACCTACACGCCCCGCCTGGATGACAAAGGCCGGCTGTTCCTGCCGGCAAAGTTCCGCGAAGGCCTGGCCGGTGGGCTCGTGATCACCAAGGGGCAGGAGCGCTGCCTTCGGGTCTTCCCGATCGCCGAGTTCACCCGGATCACCGAGCGGCTGCGCGACGCACCGCTCACGACCAAGAGCACCCGCGACTACCAGCGGATGATCTTCGCCGGCGCCCATGACGAGGTGCCCGACCGGCAGGGCCGGGTGATGGTCCCGGCGCCGCTGCGCCAGTACGCCGGCCTCGACCGCGACTGCGCGGTCGTCGGCATGAACACCCATCTGGAGATCTGGGACTCGACGACCTGGTCGGCGTACGAAGCCAGCCAGGAAGAGCCGTTCTCGAGCCTGTCCGAGGAGGTGCCCGGCATCTTCTGA
- a CDS encoding DUF58 domain-containing protein gives MPNLIGGLLRPLTMRGRCVLAGGVTALIASIVLHERDLLRVAILLVAAPVVAVAMAARTRFRLTCSRRLDPARVPIGDRARVVLRIENISRLPTGLLLIEDTIPYLLGGRPRVVLDRLAPRRPIDVGYHVSGELRGRYRVGPLTVRLMDPFGLCELPRAFATTDTLVVTPHVVTLPTVALSGEWGGAGHSTARSVATYGDDDVATREYRHGDDLRRIHWRTTARRGELTVRREEQPWQSRGAVLLDTRAAAHRGDGPASSLEWAVSAAASISLHLARTGFEVRLITDTGEEVSSAGLSGASFDGTVLDALAVVGSSAGRGLHTGMATVRRQGTEGLLVAVVGTLSAEDADNLARMRSGAATVGIVFVLDADTWITQSPAAAEASAAAHRKACELLTLSGWRTIDVRRGDSLAQLWPQAGRGSVEAFSNRIATATATATAAVAGSSGPDQPWDAA, from the coding sequence ATGCCGAACCTGATCGGCGGCCTGCTGCGTCCGCTCACCATGCGCGGGCGGTGCGTGCTGGCCGGCGGCGTGACCGCGTTGATCGCCAGCATCGTGCTGCACGAACGCGACCTGCTGCGGGTCGCGATCCTCCTCGTGGCTGCGCCCGTGGTCGCGGTCGCGATGGCGGCCCGGACCCGGTTCCGGCTCACCTGCTCGAGGCGGCTCGACCCCGCGCGCGTCCCGATCGGCGACCGCGCCCGGGTCGTCCTGCGGATCGAGAACATCTCCCGGCTGCCGACCGGGCTGCTGTTGATCGAGGACACCATCCCCTACCTGCTCGGTGGGCGGCCGCGGGTGGTGCTCGACCGGCTGGCGCCCCGTCGCCCGATCGATGTCGGCTACCACGTGAGCGGCGAGCTGCGCGGGCGTTACCGGGTCGGGCCGCTCACCGTCCGGCTGATGGACCCGTTCGGCCTGTGCGAGCTCCCCCGTGCCTTCGCGACCACCGACACCCTTGTAGTCACGCCGCACGTCGTCACGTTGCCCACGGTGGCGCTCAGCGGCGAGTGGGGCGGCGCGGGGCACAGCACGGCCCGGTCGGTTGCGACCTACGGCGACGACGACGTGGCGACCCGGGAGTACCGCCACGGAGACGACCTGCGAAGGATCCACTGGCGGACAACGGCTCGGCGCGGCGAGCTCACGGTGCGCCGTGAGGAACAGCCGTGGCAGAGCCGCGGAGCAGTCCTTCTCGACACCCGCGCAGCGGCCCATCGAGGCGACGGGCCGGCCTCCTCGCTCGAATGGGCCGTGTCCGCGGCGGCGTCGATCAGCCTGCATCTCGCCCGTACCGGATTCGAGGTCCGGCTCATCACCGACACCGGCGAGGAAGTGTCCTCCGCCGGCCTGAGTGGCGCGTCCTTCGACGGAACGGTGTTGGACGCCCTGGCAGTCGTCGGCAGCTCGGCCGGCCGCGGCCTGCACACCGGCATGGCGACGGTTCGCCGGCAGGGTACGGAAGGTCTGCTGGTCGCCGTGGTCGGAACGTTGAGCGCCGAGGACGCCGACAACCTCGCCCGGATGCGTAGCGGCGCCGCGACCGTCGGGATCGTGTTCGTTCTCGACGCCGACACCTGGATCACCCAGTCACCGGCCGCCGCCGAGGCGAGTGCGGCCGCGCACCGGAAAGCCTGCGAGCTGCTGACGCTCTCCGGCTGGCGCACGATCGATGTCCGGCGCGGTGACTCGCTCGCGCAGCTTTGGCCACAGGCCGGCCGCGGATCGGTCGAGGCGTTCTCAAACCGGATCGCCACCGCCACCGCCACCGCCACCGCCGCCGTCGCCGGTTCGAGCGGGCCGGACCAGCCGTGGGACGCGGCATGA
- a CDS encoding DUF3488 and transglutaminase-like domain-containing protein: MNTQLRLTAYAALATIATASSFLSVFKSTAWVVPVMGAIVLVAASCALIRSSPLPSALEPILSAIAILCWVTLLFARSKAHFGFIPGRLALRHLGHTARHGFTEVQKLPTPAPAHHGLVLLTVVGVAAVALVVDLMTVTLRRAALAGLPLLALFTVCAATGHHGVGLLPFVLASTGYLWLLFADNREKVARWGAAVGTGSRARPASAWSTDASSAPAPATLGRRVGAAAIGLGVVIPLFIPGLHTGIDKHGTGTGGSGSGGGSQVVLNPIVSVADDLTNHSNEPLISYRSSSNDPAYLRLTSLDLFNGVTFSARTLQASSRATVSENLPVAPPSGPIVSTQISISTSLEKLHWLPAPATTLGISVGNAWRYDPGSQTIFSATATGGGLRYTTRSVANDPTAAELASAPAASKAEDADLAVPAHLSPQVRSLTRRVTAHANNAYEAAVDIENFFTKGGRFTYSTNIPADNSPNALADFLLRTRTGFCQQFATGMAVMARLSGIPSRVAVGFTRGTQQRDGSWLVTTHDAHAWPELYFQGFGWLPFEPTPRGDGQAVTPSYARNAPTQPSTGGGGPSPTPSTGRGKVPSALSQYGHVGAGGAAAGNLGGGSNSTGSSSGGSIGGLVALIVVLVLVLLLVAPALARAVARRRRWRRLTDPRQAPEAAWAELRDTAIDLRLPWDDGLTPRQTAAALSTALARDERATAALRRVARCEEHARYAATPATGVEELRADVEIVRVASAAGKGTATRLMAMALPRSVLLEVRHALSRLGVILDVIDRAWAATARALHTSSWRRSDHSLASARS, encoded by the coding sequence ATGAACACCCAGCTACGACTGACGGCGTACGCCGCACTCGCCACCATCGCGACCGCGAGCAGCTTCCTTTCGGTGTTCAAGAGCACCGCGTGGGTGGTGCCGGTGATGGGCGCGATCGTCCTGGTTGCGGCCAGCTGCGCGCTGATCCGATCCTCGCCACTGCCGTCGGCGCTCGAGCCGATCCTTTCCGCGATCGCGATCCTTTGCTGGGTCACGCTGCTGTTCGCCCGCTCCAAGGCACACTTCGGCTTCATCCCGGGACGGCTCGCGCTGCGGCATCTCGGGCATACGGCGCGGCACGGCTTCACGGAGGTCCAGAAGCTGCCGACCCCTGCGCCGGCGCATCACGGCTTGGTGCTGCTCACCGTCGTCGGGGTGGCCGCGGTAGCCCTCGTCGTGGACCTGATGACCGTCACGCTGCGCCGGGCGGCGCTTGCCGGCCTGCCGCTGCTGGCACTGTTCACCGTCTGCGCCGCCACCGGACATCACGGCGTCGGCCTGCTCCCCTTCGTTCTCGCATCCACCGGCTATCTGTGGCTGCTGTTCGCCGACAACCGCGAGAAAGTCGCGCGGTGGGGGGCCGCGGTGGGCACCGGCAGCCGGGCACGACCGGCGTCGGCCTGGTCGACCGACGCTTCGTCAGCACCTGCGCCGGCCACCCTGGGTCGGCGGGTGGGTGCCGCGGCGATCGGCCTGGGTGTCGTGATCCCGCTGTTCATCCCCGGCCTGCACACCGGGATCGACAAGCACGGCACCGGCACCGGGGGAAGCGGCAGCGGCGGCGGCAGCCAGGTCGTGCTGAACCCGATCGTCTCCGTCGCCGACGACCTGACCAACCACTCCAACGAGCCGCTGATCAGCTACCGGTCGTCGTCGAACGATCCGGCGTACCTCCGCCTCACGTCGCTCGACCTGTTCAACGGCGTCACGTTCTCCGCCCGGACCCTGCAGGCGTCATCGCGTGCGACGGTGAGCGAGAACCTTCCGGTGGCCCCTCCGTCCGGGCCGATCGTCTCGACCCAGATCAGCATCTCGACCAGCCTGGAGAAACTGCACTGGTTGCCGGCACCCGCGACCACCCTCGGCATCAGCGTCGGCAACGCCTGGCGGTACGACCCCGGCTCGCAGACGATCTTCTCCGCCACGGCGACCGGTGGCGGACTCCGGTACACCACCCGCAGCGTGGCCAACGACCCGACCGCCGCCGAGCTTGCGTCGGCACCGGCGGCGAGCAAGGCCGAGGATGCCGACCTGGCGGTGCCCGCCCACCTCTCGCCGCAGGTTCGCAGCCTCACCAGGCGTGTGACGGCGCACGCGAACAACGCCTACGAGGCAGCGGTCGACATCGAGAACTTCTTCACCAAGGGCGGGCGCTTCACCTACAGCACGAACATCCCGGCGGACAACAGCCCCAACGCGCTGGCCGACTTCCTGCTTCGCACCCGGACCGGTTTCTGCCAGCAGTTCGCTACCGGGATGGCGGTGATGGCCCGGCTGTCCGGCATCCCCTCCCGGGTCGCGGTGGGCTTCACCCGCGGCACGCAGCAGAGAGACGGCTCGTGGCTCGTGACGACACACGACGCCCACGCCTGGCCGGAGTTGTACTTCCAGGGCTTCGGGTGGCTGCCGTTCGAGCCGACCCCCCGCGGTGACGGTCAGGCGGTCACCCCGTCCTATGCCCGGAACGCCCCGACCCAGCCGAGCACGGGTGGTGGCGGGCCGTCACCGACCCCCTCGACCGGCAGGGGCAAGGTCCCCTCGGCACTGAGCCAGTACGGCCACGTCGGCGCGGGCGGTGCCGCGGCCGGCAACCTCGGTGGCGGCTCGAACTCCACAGGCAGCAGCAGCGGCGGCAGCATCGGCGGGCTGGTTGCGCTGATCGTCGTGCTCGTCCTCGTCCTGCTGCTCGTCGCGCCGGCGCTCGCGCGGGCGGTTGCCCGCCGGCGGCGGTGGCGGCGCTTGACCGATCCCAGGCAGGCCCCCGAGGCGGCGTGGGCGGAGCTTCGTGACACCGCGATCGACCTGCGGCTGCCGTGGGACGACGGGCTGACACCCCGGCAGACCGCGGCTGCGCTGAGCACCGCGCTGGCCCGCGACGAGCGAGCGACCGCGGCGCTGCGGCGGGTCGCACGGTGCGAGGAACACGCGAGGTACGCCGCGACGCCCGCGACCGGGGTCGAGGAACTACGCGCCGACGTCGAGATCGTGCGCGTCGCCAGCGCCGCCGGTAAGGGCACGGCGACCCGCCTGATGGCGATGGCGCTGCCGCGGTCCGTGCTGCTCGAGGTCCGCCACGCGCTCAGCCGGCTCGGCGTGATTCTCGACGTCATCGACCGGGCCTGGGCGGCCACGGCCCGAGCCTTGCACACGTCGTCATGGCGCCGAAGCGACCATTCCCTCGCGAGCGCCCGAAGCTAA